The proteins below come from a single Myxococcus xanthus genomic window:
- a CDS encoding CARDB domain-containing protein, giving the protein MRFEDCKGPPPAARTTTRAVRGDELPDFVITDVRAPSRVYGRDPFEVVVTVCNMGRRAGSADVEVFVSRDVCIAKEDALLGAVSSGWVGAGKCASRSIVANKEASQSGMWFIGALVDPHARVDEVSEENNAHAGDSVTFDALPDFTVESVAVPSVVRPEWPFYVAARVCNRGQGSEQATVYLYRSSDAHIDTDDVVMRDQSWLFLDAGRCERVVFVGVLGEPGTSYLAFMVDPLNERPEADETNNLSVVSPLEVGSIPDYVVAALRAPAMESINGSLPVRATVCNQGTAPASATQVQFQLRASEPSAEGVLRVSSRNIPALEANQCIEWEESLGSMANAARSWRLVATVNPVGAQTEAHSGNNDRSVNVLLGSSADLSVTRIEPLTHALVPGASFTTEVTVCNTGTLSASALAVHVALSDGPDPRAGIRVGTRAFGALGKGCAVLPVVGTVPTQGLPATVHVKASVELVAPVGGEAHLENNALTGPVVGLGTGPDLVVTRIVAQGRAAWPEGKLPVSVTVCNQGNVRTPRAAVQTLFVPEVLPEISAGIQGAKLSVESLAPGACITLDAEARVPYYTGAFRLAARADIDNAITELVESNNDALGDIIQVTQLSGLVVTDLQAPTAINTNATINATATVCNRSPVAQPGTAVGLALRTEDDFPVSALSEYVVVPALVPGACAQATLRGWSNVPQEGAYRLVAYLGDPWDVYAPEQWRALLFSVPIAVGGWSDFAVTAVSAPVVVQAGDAYSTEVSVCNRGFGQASASVRAYLSRDEHLDPAVDVRVGQMSVTLARGQCRTVSVSSRATVSSGDVWYVAADVSVGSLPDLVSANDGQVGARMVVTP; this is encoded by the coding sequence GTGAGATTCGAAGACTGCAAGGGTCCGCCTCCGGCGGCGCGAACGACGACGCGTGCGGTGCGTGGGGATGAGCTGCCCGACTTCGTCATCACCGATGTTCGTGCGCCATCGCGCGTCTACGGGCGGGACCCCTTCGAGGTTGTCGTCACGGTCTGCAACATGGGCCGCCGCGCGGGGAGCGCGGACGTCGAGGTGTTCGTGTCCCGGGACGTGTGCATCGCCAAGGAGGACGCGTTGCTCGGGGCCGTTTCCTCGGGATGGGTGGGGGCCGGGAAGTGTGCGTCACGTTCAATCGTCGCCAACAAGGAGGCGTCCCAGTCGGGGATGTGGTTCATCGGGGCCTTGGTGGATCCGCACGCGCGTGTGGACGAGGTCTCGGAGGAGAACAACGCGCACGCTGGCGACTCCGTGACGTTCGACGCGCTTCCCGACTTCACCGTGGAGTCGGTGGCTGTGCCCTCGGTCGTTCGCCCGGAGTGGCCTTTTTATGTGGCTGCCCGTGTGTGCAACAGAGGCCAAGGGTCTGAGCAGGCGACGGTATATCTCTATCGGTCGTCCGACGCACATATCGACACCGACGACGTCGTCATGCGCGACCAGTCGTGGCTCTTTCTCGATGCCGGACGATGCGAACGCGTCGTGTTCGTCGGGGTGCTCGGCGAACCGGGCACTTCGTACCTCGCGTTCATGGTGGATCCGCTGAATGAGCGGCCCGAGGCTGACGAGACCAACAACCTCAGTGTCGTCAGTCCTCTCGAGGTGGGCTCGATTCCCGACTACGTCGTCGCGGCGCTGAGGGCGCCGGCCATGGAGTCGATCAACGGGAGCCTTCCTGTGCGCGCGACAGTGTGCAACCAGGGCACGGCTCCCGCGTCCGCCACGCAGGTGCAATTCCAGCTTCGTGCCAGTGAGCCCTCCGCTGAAGGCGTGTTGCGTGTCTCATCGCGGAACATCCCGGCCTTGGAGGCCAACCAGTGCATCGAGTGGGAGGAGTCGCTGGGCTCCATGGCGAACGCGGCGCGAAGCTGGCGGCTGGTGGCCACGGTGAATCCGGTTGGTGCGCAGACAGAGGCTCATTCGGGCAACAACGACAGGTCCGTGAACGTCCTGCTGGGCTCCTCGGCGGACCTCTCCGTCACACGCATCGAGCCGCTGACGCACGCGCTCGTTCCGGGGGCCTCCTTCACCACGGAAGTCACGGTCTGCAATACGGGAACGCTCTCCGCGTCGGCGCTGGCGGTTCATGTGGCGCTGTCGGATGGCCCGGACCCTCGGGCAGGCATTCGCGTGGGGACCCGGGCCTTTGGCGCGCTAGGCAAGGGTTGCGCGGTGCTTCCCGTGGTGGGGACGGTTCCCACGCAGGGGTTGCCCGCCACTGTCCATGTGAAGGCCTCGGTGGAGCTCGTTGCGCCTGTCGGGGGAGAGGCACACCTGGAGAACAATGCGCTGACAGGCCCCGTGGTGGGGCTGGGGACCGGGCCTGACCTGGTCGTGACGCGGATCGTCGCCCAGGGGCGTGCGGCGTGGCCCGAAGGGAAGCTGCCTGTCTCGGTGACGGTCTGTAATCAGGGCAATGTGCGGACGCCGCGAGCGGCCGTCCAGACGCTCTTCGTGCCGGAGGTGCTCCCGGAGATCTCGGCGGGCATCCAGGGGGCGAAGCTGTCTGTCGAGTCGTTGGCGCCAGGGGCCTGCATCACGTTGGACGCGGAGGCGAGGGTGCCCTACTACACGGGGGCGTTTCGATTGGCGGCGAGAGCCGACATCGACAACGCCATCACGGAGTTGGTGGAGTCCAACAACGACGCCCTGGGGGACATCATCCAGGTGACCCAGCTCAGTGGATTGGTCGTCACGGACCTTCAAGCGCCGACGGCGATCAACACGAACGCCACCATCAATGCCACCGCGACGGTGTGCAACCGGAGCCCGGTGGCTCAGCCTGGCACTGCGGTCGGGCTCGCGCTGCGCACGGAGGATGACTTTCCCGTCTCCGCGCTCTCCGAGTATGTCGTGGTTCCGGCGCTCGTTCCGGGTGCGTGCGCACAGGCGACGCTGCGGGGCTGGTCCAACGTGCCGCAGGAGGGCGCCTACAGGCTGGTGGCTTATCTCGGAGACCCATGGGACGTGTATGCCCCCGAGCAGTGGCGCGCCCTCTTGTTCTCCGTGCCCATCGCCGTGGGGGGCTGGAGCGACTTCGCCGTGACGGCCGTGAGTGCCCCGGTGGTCGTCCAAGCAGGTGACGCGTATTCGACGGAGGTCTCCGTCTGCAATCGAGGCTTTGGTCAGGCGTCGGCCTCCGTGAGGGCCTACTTGTCTCGTGACGAGCACCTGGACCCGGCGGTGGATGTGCGGGTCGGGCAGATGAGCGTGACGCTTGCCCGGGGGCAGTGCCGGACAGTGTCGGTGTCGTCGCGGGCCACCGTCAGCAGCGGGGACGTCTGGTACGTGGCCGCGGACGTGAGTGTGGGTAGCCTCCCGGACCTGGTGTCCGCCAACGATGGTCAAGTGGGTGCTCGGATGGTCGTGACACCCTGA
- a CDS encoding zinc finger domain-containing protein — translation MAEVPEVEIITRDLRQAVVVGNRDADESLWQAGIAPRRLASSLTADEVVRLDRAIQAVLDEGLRMRGTQRDLFGVQGQAKHRRNVFGRAGAPCPRCATPVSHQRIGGRNTYWCSSCQPLASAPEVPAQSSLL, via the coding sequence GTGGCAGAGGTACCTGAAGTCGAAATCATCACCCGGGATTTGCGGCAGGCCGTCGTGGTCGGCAACCGGGACGCGGACGAGAGCCTATGGCAGGCGGGGATTGCCCCACGCAGGCTGGCGTCGTCTCTCACGGCCGATGAGGTGGTGCGGCTGGACCGCGCCATCCAGGCGGTGCTCGATGAAGGGCTCCGCATGCGGGGAACCCAGCGAGACCTCTTCGGCGTTCAGGGCCAGGCGAAGCACCGGCGCAACGTGTTTGGCCGCGCCGGGGCGCCGTGCCCGCGCTGTGCCACACCGGTCTCCCATCAACGCATCGGTGGACGGAACACGTACTGGTGTTCCTCGTGCCAGCCCCTGGCGAGCGCACCCGAAGTCCCCGCGCAATCCTCGCTGCTCTGA
- the rtcA gene encoding RNA 3'-terminal phosphate cyclase, giving the protein MVRIDGSLGEGGGQVLRTSLSLSLVTGKPFTIQNIRAGRKKPGLLRQHLTSVKAAEAVGAAEVSGAELGSRELTFRPSALAAGNYHFAVGTAGSATLVLQTVLPALLLAKGPSTLMLEGGTHNPMAPPFDFLQRAYLPLVRRMGPSVEATLERAGFFPAGGGRFRVDVRPAPLKPLHLLERGRVVRRDLKAVIAMIPFDVAQRELGTAGAALKWRPDELRTEELKRPLGPGNVLVAEVESEHVTEVFTGFGERGKRAEAVAGQVAEEVKRYLDADVPVGEHLCDQLLLLVALAKGGVFRTLPLDGHAETQLQTIAQFLDVKVEVREVSREVREVEVRA; this is encoded by the coding sequence ATGGTGCGCATCGATGGTTCATTGGGTGAGGGCGGGGGGCAGGTGCTGCGCACCTCGCTGTCGCTGTCGCTGGTGACGGGCAAGCCCTTCACCATCCAGAACATCCGCGCGGGTCGGAAGAAGCCGGGCCTGCTGCGCCAGCACCTGACGTCGGTGAAGGCCGCGGAGGCCGTGGGGGCCGCGGAGGTGTCGGGCGCGGAGCTCGGCTCGCGAGAGCTGACCTTCCGGCCGAGTGCCCTGGCCGCGGGGAACTACCACTTCGCGGTGGGCACCGCGGGCAGCGCGACGCTGGTGCTCCAGACGGTGCTTCCGGCGCTGCTCCTGGCGAAGGGGCCTTCCACGCTGATGTTGGAGGGGGGAACGCACAACCCCATGGCGCCACCGTTCGACTTCCTCCAGCGGGCGTATCTGCCGCTGGTCCGTCGCATGGGGCCGTCCGTGGAGGCGACCCTGGAGCGTGCCGGTTTCTTCCCTGCCGGGGGCGGGCGGTTCCGGGTCGACGTGCGACCCGCGCCGTTGAAGCCGCTGCACCTGCTGGAGCGGGGGCGCGTGGTCCGTCGCGACCTGAAGGCCGTGATTGCGATGATTCCGTTCGACGTGGCGCAGCGCGAGCTGGGCACGGCGGGAGCGGCGCTGAAGTGGCGGCCCGATGAACTCCGGACGGAGGAACTGAAGCGTCCGCTGGGGCCCGGCAACGTGCTGGTCGCCGAAGTGGAGAGCGAGCACGTGACAGAGGTCTTCACCGGCTTTGGTGAGCGGGGGAAGCGGGCGGAGGCCGTGGCCGGACAGGTCGCTGAAGAGGTGAAGCGCTACCTCGACGCGGACGTGCCGGTGGGCGAGCACCTGTGTGACCAACTGCTGCTCCTCGTGGCGCTGGCGAAGGGCGGCGTGTTCCGCACGCTGCCATTGGATGGGCATGCCGAGACGCAGCTCCAAACCATCGCCCAGTTCCTGGATGTGAAGGTGGAGGTGCGGGAGGTGTCTCGCGAGGTTCGCGAGGTGGAGGTCCGCGCCTGA
- a CDS encoding RtcB family protein, whose amino-acid sequence MSRINGNYEVLSDEAGRPIKAWTVGVPFEDEAKKQLRNLRGLPFIHKWVSVMPDVHRGYGATVGSVVPTVGAVVPAAVGVDIGCGMIAVRTTLRADQLPDSLRGVRSAIERAVPHGRSDNGGRNDVGAWRVAPARHQKEWARLVEGYDRIVGKHPRIGRGPELSHLGTLGTGNHFIELCLDESDGVWLMLHSGSRGVGNRIGSYFIELAKEDMRRWFINLPDGDLAYLAEGTEHFEDYVFAVSWAQDFAATNRALMLQEAVDALQLSGELPPFELKDAAVNCHHNYIAREHHFGKNCFVTRKGAVRAREGDLGIIPGSMGARSFIVRGKGNADSFHSCSHGAGRVMSREAAKRRFTVEDHVKATAGVECRKDVDVIDETPAAYKPIDAVMAAQADLVEVVHTLKQVVCVKG is encoded by the coding sequence ATGAGCCGCATCAACGGGAACTACGAGGTGCTGTCGGACGAGGCGGGCCGCCCCATCAAGGCGTGGACGGTGGGGGTTCCGTTCGAGGACGAGGCGAAGAAGCAGCTCCGCAACCTGCGTGGCCTCCCCTTCATCCACAAGTGGGTCTCGGTGATGCCGGACGTGCACCGCGGCTACGGCGCGACGGTGGGAAGCGTGGTCCCCACCGTGGGGGCGGTGGTGCCGGCAGCGGTGGGCGTGGACATCGGTTGCGGGATGATCGCCGTTCGCACGACGCTGCGGGCGGACCAGCTCCCGGACTCGCTGCGTGGGGTTCGCTCGGCGATTGAGCGCGCGGTGCCGCATGGCCGCTCCGACAACGGTGGCCGCAACGACGTAGGGGCGTGGCGTGTGGCGCCCGCGCGGCACCAGAAGGAGTGGGCGCGGTTGGTGGAGGGGTACGACCGCATCGTCGGGAAGCATCCGCGCATCGGCCGTGGGCCGGAGCTGTCGCACCTGGGGACGCTGGGAACGGGGAACCACTTCATCGAGCTGTGCCTCGATGAGTCGGATGGCGTGTGGCTGATGTTGCACTCGGGTTCGCGCGGGGTGGGGAACCGCATCGGGAGCTACTTCATCGAGCTGGCGAAGGAGGACATGCGCCGCTGGTTCATCAATCTCCCGGACGGGGACCTGGCGTACCTGGCGGAAGGGACGGAGCACTTCGAGGACTACGTCTTCGCGGTGAGCTGGGCGCAGGACTTCGCCGCGACGAACCGCGCGCTGATGCTGCAAGAGGCGGTGGATGCGCTGCAGTTGAGCGGTGAGCTGCCTCCGTTCGAGCTGAAGGACGCGGCGGTGAACTGCCACCACAACTACATCGCCCGTGAGCATCACTTCGGGAAGAACTGCTTCGTGACGCGCAAGGGGGCGGTGCGGGCACGAGAGGGTGACCTCGGGATCATCCCCGGAAGCATGGGGGCGCGTTCGTTCATTGTCCGCGGGAAGGGGAACGCGGACAGCTTCCATTCCTGCAGCCACGGTGCGGGCCGGGTGATGTCGCGTGAGGCGGCGAAGCGGCGCTTCACGGTGGAGGACCACGTGAAGGCGACCGCCGGCGTGGAGTGCCGCAAGGACGTGGACGTCATTGACGAGACGCCGGCTGCGTACAAGCCCATCGACGCGGTGATGGCGGCGCAGGCGGACCTGGTGGAAGTGGTCCACACCCTGAAGCAGGTCGTGTGCGTGAAGGGCTAG
- the rtcR gene encoding RNA repair transcriptional activator RtcR, whose translation MAKSRARKTVVLGMLGTTLDNGQGPQRWARWRPTVALCQQEDLLVHRLELLHPPNATSLAATLAGDIRQVSPETEVRGRPLRIQNPWDLEETYGALLDYVRGYAFNPEAEDYLVHITTGTHIAQICMFLLVESRLIPGKLVQVSPDPRDRAGAGTHTLIDLDLSQYDTLAARFRQEQREGLAFLKSGIDTRNAAFNRLIERIEQVAVQSRAPLLITGPTGAGKSQLARRIYALKKSRRGVAGPFVDLNCATLRGDGAMSALFGHVKGAFTGALSDRPGLLRQANGGVLFLDEIGELGADEQAMLLRALEDKRFLPVGADREVESDFQLIAGTNRDLQVEVERGRFREDLLARINLWTFRLPALRERPEDIPPNLLFELDQSSEAVGTRVTMNKEAQERFLDFATSTEARWAGNFRDLNAAVLRMATLAAGGRITRDVVDEELERLREQWRPSGAKAAVVAGDLVAEVLGENLASELDRFDRVQLADVLSVCRASRSLSDAGRLLFAQSRAQKKSVNDADRLKKYLARFGLTWADASGRGA comes from the coding sequence ATGGCGAAATCGCGCGCGCGCAAGACGGTGGTCCTGGGGATGCTCGGGACGACGCTGGACAACGGGCAGGGGCCGCAGCGCTGGGCGCGGTGGCGGCCCACGGTGGCGCTGTGCCAGCAGGAGGACCTGTTGGTGCACCGGCTGGAGTTGTTGCATCCACCGAACGCGACCTCGCTCGCGGCCACACTGGCGGGGGACATCCGCCAGGTGTCACCGGAGACGGAGGTGCGGGGCAGGCCCCTGCGCATCCAGAACCCGTGGGACCTGGAGGAGACCTACGGCGCGCTGCTCGACTACGTGCGCGGCTATGCCTTCAACCCCGAGGCGGAGGACTACCTGGTCCACATCACCACGGGCACGCACATCGCGCAGATCTGCATGTTCCTGCTGGTGGAGAGCCGGCTCATCCCCGGCAAGCTGGTCCAGGTGTCACCCGACCCCCGGGACCGCGCGGGCGCGGGTACGCACACCCTCATCGACCTGGACTTGTCCCAGTACGACACCCTGGCCGCGCGCTTCCGGCAGGAGCAGCGAGAAGGCCTGGCCTTCCTCAAGTCCGGCATCGACACCCGCAACGCGGCGTTCAACCGCCTCATCGAGCGCATCGAACAGGTGGCCGTCCAGTCCCGCGCGCCCCTGCTCATCACGGGCCCCACCGGCGCGGGCAAGTCGCAGCTCGCGCGGCGCATCTACGCGCTGAAGAAGTCGCGGCGCGGCGTGGCGGGCCCCTTCGTGGACCTCAACTGCGCCACGCTCCGGGGCGACGGCGCCATGTCCGCGCTCTTCGGCCACGTGAAGGGCGCCTTCACGGGCGCGCTGAGCGACAGGCCCGGTCTGCTGCGGCAGGCGAATGGCGGCGTGCTGTTCCTGGACGAAATCGGCGAGCTGGGCGCGGACGAGCAGGCCATGTTGCTCCGCGCGCTGGAGGACAAGCGCTTCTTGCCCGTGGGCGCGGACCGAGAGGTGGAGAGCGACTTCCAGCTCATCGCCGGCACCAACCGGGACCTCCAAGTCGAGGTCGAGCGCGGGCGCTTCCGGGAGGACCTGCTCGCGCGCATCAACCTGTGGACGTTCCGGCTGCCCGCGCTGCGCGAGCGCCCGGAGGACATTCCACCCAACCTGCTCTTCGAACTGGACCAGTCCTCCGAGGCCGTGGGCACGCGCGTCACCATGAACAAGGAGGCGCAGGAGCGCTTTCTGGACTTCGCCACGTCCACCGAGGCGAGGTGGGCAGGCAACTTCCGGGACCTCAACGCGGCGGTGCTGCGCATGGCCACGCTGGCGGCGGGCGGACGGATTACTCGGGACGTGGTGGACGAGGAGCTCGAACGGCTGCGCGAGCAGTGGCGGCCCTCCGGAGCGAAGGCGGCGGTCGTCGCCGGGGACCTGGTCGCGGAGGTGCTGGGAGAGAACCTCGCCAGCGAGCTGGACCGTTTCGACCGGGTCCAACTCGCGGACGTGCTGAGCGTCTGCCGGGCATCACGCTCGTTGTCGGACGCGGGGCGCTTGCTGTTCGCTCAGTCACGCGCCCAGAAGAAGAGCGTCAACGACGCGGACCGGCTGAAGAAGTACCTGGCCCGCTTCGGACTCACGTGGGCGGACGCCAGCGGGCGAGGCGCGTAG
- a CDS encoding M24 family metallopeptidase — MKSAKWAALPLLLLAACATTGRQGAADDSPPRLMSWSEQISEREAWLEKRHGMLLDMMRRHGVGMWVVVNEEFHDDPLTQFIAPPRPYAGNRDIFVFVDAGPEGLKRVALSGYSEATLARFFELPEEGRKPQEVLADLNTRYQPRTIALGIGGKRGVTRSLTKDSYAFLVDSLGAEAEARFVSAAPLIEEYLDTRIPEEWLHYQRLVMLTEAVVKEAFSPEVVVPGKTTVGDVRRFLYDRLWALGVDTWFQPDLRVQRKGADGASSRGFLAPAKEDVVILRGDLLHVDFGITYMGLNSDWQKMAYVLNEGETDAPEGLKRALANTIELQDALMLRASRPGRTSAQVYTQTMAEMKEKGIEAMVYSHPLGNQGHALGASIDFRSASRQEEAKTLRLGSYIAIELNTATSVPEWDGQKVFVMQEDPAYLTEEGWKFFVSRQESFYLLGRDGQGGQRSQGAKGGKGVTTRGMPML, encoded by the coding sequence ATGAAGTCCGCGAAGTGGGCGGCCCTGCCGCTGTTGCTGCTGGCCGCCTGTGCCACCACGGGGCGCCAGGGCGCTGCTGACGACTCGCCGCCGCGCCTCATGTCCTGGTCGGAGCAGATCTCCGAGCGCGAAGCCTGGCTGGAGAAGCGCCACGGCATGCTGCTGGACATGATGCGCCGCCATGGCGTGGGCATGTGGGTGGTCGTCAACGAGGAGTTCCACGACGACCCGCTCACCCAGTTCATCGCGCCGCCGCGGCCCTACGCAGGTAACCGGGACATCTTCGTGTTCGTCGACGCCGGGCCCGAGGGGCTCAAGCGCGTCGCGCTCTCCGGCTACTCGGAGGCCACGCTCGCGCGCTTCTTCGAGCTGCCCGAAGAAGGGCGCAAGCCGCAGGAGGTCCTGGCGGACCTGAACACGCGCTATCAGCCCCGGACGATTGCCCTGGGCATTGGCGGCAAGCGCGGGGTGACGCGCAGCCTGACGAAGGACAGCTACGCCTTCCTGGTGGATTCCCTGGGCGCGGAGGCGGAGGCCCGCTTCGTGAGCGCCGCGCCGCTCATCGAGGAGTACCTGGACACGCGCATCCCCGAGGAGTGGCTGCACTACCAGCGACTGGTGATGCTGACGGAGGCCGTGGTGAAGGAGGCTTTCTCTCCGGAGGTGGTGGTGCCGGGGAAGACGACCGTCGGTGACGTGCGCCGCTTCCTCTATGACAGGCTCTGGGCGCTGGGCGTGGACACCTGGTTCCAGCCGGACCTGCGCGTGCAGCGCAAGGGCGCGGACGGCGCCAGCTCGCGAGGCTTCCTGGCGCCCGCGAAGGAGGACGTCGTCATCCTCCGCGGTGACCTGCTGCACGTGGACTTCGGCATCACCTACATGGGGCTGAACTCCGACTGGCAGAAGATGGCCTACGTGCTCAACGAGGGGGAGACGGACGCGCCGGAGGGCCTCAAGCGGGCGCTGGCCAACACCATCGAACTCCAGGACGCGCTGATGCTGCGCGCCTCCCGTCCGGGCCGCACGTCCGCGCAGGTGTACACGCAGACGATGGCGGAGATGAAGGAGAAGGGCATCGAGGCCATGGTGTACAGCCACCCGCTGGGCAACCAGGGCCACGCGCTGGGCGCGAGCATCGACTTCCGTTCGGCCAGCCGGCAGGAAGAGGCCAAGACGTTGCGCCTCGGCTCGTACATCGCCATCGAGCTGAACACCGCCACGTCGGTGCCGGAGTGGGACGGGCAGAAGGTCTTCGTGATGCAGGAGGACCCGGCCTACCTCACCGAGGAGGGCTGGAAGTTCTTCGTGTCCAGGCAGGAGTCGTTCTACCTCCTGGGCCGCGATGGGCAGGGCGGGCAGCGAAGTCAGGGCGCAAAGGGAGGCAAGGGCGTGACGACGCGTGGCATGCCCATGCTCTGA